The Inediibacterium massiliense genome includes the window TAAAAGATCAAGACACAATTAAGTTAGGAAATTTAAATCTTCATATTATGCATACTCCAGGTCATACAAGAGGTGGGATCTCTATTTATGTAGAGAATGTAGTTTTTACAGGAGATACATTATTTGCAGGCTCTATTGGCAGAACAGACTTTGAAGGAGGATCTTTTGAAGCTATTATTCATTCTATTAAAAGTAAATTGCTAAATTTAGGAGATCAGGTCAAAGTATTTCCAGGACATGGACCGAGCTCTACTATAGGAAGAGAAAAAATTTATAATCCTTTTTTGGCTGAGTAGTATATCCCTGAAGAATTGGGAGAATAATAGTAGTATCAATTCTTCAGGAGGTCTATTATGAAAAAAAGTATAGGAAAATATATTATGAAAAAAAATCAAGAGCTTCTTAGAGAAATTGATTTTCATGATTTTATGAATATGGTTGAGTCAAATCTTTGTGATGAAGAAATGGCTAGTGAATTAGGTGTTCATAAGGAATATATAAAGAGGCTTAAAAACGAAATAAAAAAGGACTTTTAGTGTAGGTGATAAAATTGATGAATGTATTATTAAAGGGACATAATTTTGAGTATGAGGTAGGAGAACTTTTAAAAATATTTATTCACAAAGAAAATTTCAAATTTGTACAGCAAAAAGCTTTGGAGGATGACCAAAGCTTTTTGCTAGTTAGTGAATATATAAAAGATGAATGTATTGCAAAAGCTACTTTGTTTCAAAAGGAAAAAGCACTTCTTACAAAATCTATAGAGCATAAAATAACAAATGATCCTTTGAATTTAAAAAAAATCATTAAAAGAAGTATAAAAATTGTCATGTATGATCTTTTAAGTGAGTTTTATCATGTGGTTCCTCCTTGGGGAATTCTTACGGGAATTAGACCTACAAAAATTGTACATGAGTTAATTTATGAAGGTTTTCATATAGAAGATATTCAAAAAAGATTAAAAAGTCAATATCGAATGAGTGATGAAAAGATAGATTTAGTGACTCGTATTGCTCAAATTGAAAAGAATTTTATTCATAGTGAACAAGAAGATAGAGTGAGTGTATATATTAGTATTCCATTTTGTCCAACAAGATGTCTTTATTGCTCTTTTCCATCTCATCCATATGAAGAAGAGAAAATAAAAAATTATTTAAATGCTTTATGTTATGAAATCAAGGAAATTGGACATACTTTAAAAAAGTTAAATAAAAAAGTAGAAACTCTGTATATAGGAGGAGGAACTCCTACTACTCTTACAGCAGAGCAGCTTAATATTTTATTAAAAACTATATATCAGTATATAGATCTTCAATTTGTAAAAGAAATGACTGTAGAAGCAGGAAGACCAGATACTATTACAAAAGAAAAATTAGAAGTATTAAAGGAAAATAAAATCAATCGTATTAGTATCAATCCTCAAACAATGAATGATGAAACACTTATAAAGATAGGAAGGCATCATAAAGTGCAAGATATTATAGATACTTATCATATGGCAAACCAAATAGGTTTTGAGTCTATTAATATGGACCTGATTATAGGACTTCCTGATGAAGATGAAAAAATGGTTGAGCATACTATGAAAGAAATTCAAAAACTTGATCCAAAGAATTTAACAGTACATACTTTAGCCATTAAAAGAAGCTCTAAATTAAAAGAAAGTATTCAAAATTATGAATTAGCAAAAGAAGAACAAGTACAAAGAATGATTCATATTACACAAGAGTATGCACAAAAAATGGGACTGACTCCTTATTATATGTATAGGCAAAAGTATATGTTAGGAAACCTTGAAAATATAGGATATGCAAAAGAGAATTATGAATGCATTTATAATATACAAATTATTGAAGAAAAACAAAGTATTATTGCCCTTGGAGCAGGAGGTGTATCTAAATTCTTTTATCCTAAAGAAAATAGATTAGAAAGAGTTCCAAATGTAACAAATGTAGATGAATATATCAATCGAATTGATGAAATGATCGAAAGAAAGAGAAAAGAGTTTTTTATATAAAATGGAAATTCTATTGACAGATAAAGGTCATTTCATTATAATAATAAACAATTGTATATAGTATTTGCAAAGAAGAGGAAAAGTAAGTGTAATACTATTGAAAGCGAGTTGAGATTTGGTGAGAGCTCAATAATACAGGTTATACTGAAGACACCTTAGAGCAAATGATCTGAAAAAAAGTAAGATCGTTCGTATTTCGGCGTTAACGAATAAAAGTGGGATTTTCCAATCAGGGTGGTACCGCGGGATTCAATACTTCTCGTCCCTAATTCAATAGGGATATAGGAGTATTTTTTGTTTTTACTTTGTTTCAAGGAGGGTTATATATGTTAACAAAGGCACCTAGAGGAACAAAAGATGTTTTACCATCAGAAGTGTATAAATGGAGATATGTTGAGAATTTATTTAGAGAAGTTTGTGATCATTTTGGATATAAAGAAATTAGAACTCCAATATTTGAACATACTGAGTTATTTAAAAGAGGAGTAGGAGAAACTACAGATATTGTACAAAAGGAAATGTATTCCTTTGAAGACAATGGGAAAAGAGAGATTACTTTAAAGCCAGAAGGAACAGCTCCTGTAGTAAGAGCTTTTATTGAAAATAAATTATATGCAGATACTCAGCCTACAAAGCTTTTTTATATTACTCCATGTTTTAGATATGAAAGACCACAAGCAGGAAGACTTAGAGCTTTTCATCAATTAGGAGTAGAAGCTTTTGGAAGTAATCATCCTTCAATAGATGCAGAAGTAATAGGGATTGCTATGGTATTTTATGAAAGATTAGGTATAAAAAATTTAGAACTTAGAATCAATAGTATTGGCTGTCCTCATTGTCGTAAAAAATATAATGATATATTAAAAGATTATTTAAAAGAAAAGCTTCCTAATTTATGTAATACTTGCAAAGACCGATATGAAAGAAATCCAATGCGAATTATTGATTGTAAAGTAGAATCTTGTAAAAATGAACTTACCAATATACCTCTTATGTTGGATTACTTATGCGACGAATGCAAGGAAGATTTTGAAATATTAAAAGAAAGTCTTTCAGCAATGGGACTTGAATATGTGATAGATCCAAATATTGTAAGGGGATTAGATTATTATAGAAAAACTGCATTTGAGATAGTCTCTCATAATATAGGAGCACAAGGAACTGTATGTGGGGGAGGACGTTATGATGGTCTTGTAGAAGAATTAGGAGGACCACATACACCAGGAATTGGTTTTGGAATGGGAATAGAAAGATTACTCCTTACTTTAGAGAATAATGAAATACCAATCCCAAGTCCTAAGGGATTAGATATTTTTATTGTATCCATAGGAGAACGTGCAGAAAAAGAAGCTATAGGAATTCTTCAAAATTTAAGAAGAGAAGGTATTTCTGCTGATAAAGATTATTTAAGCAGAAGTATTAAAGCTCAATTTAAATATGCAAATAAATGTAATGCTTCTTATACGATTGTATTAGGAGATGATGAATTAAATCAAGATATGGTTTCTTTAAAAAATATGAATACAAGTGAACAAACTACCATTAAGCTTAGCAATTTATTAGATGAATTAAGAAATAGATTATAGGAGGAAGAACAATGGCTGAAGCATTAGGAAATATGAAAAGAACCCATATGTGTGGTACACTAAGAATGGAGCACATAGACAAGGAAGTTGTTTTAATGGGATGGGTCCAAAAAAGAAGAGATTTAGGTGGACTTATATTTACAGATTTAAGAGATCGAACAGGAATTGTTCAAATTATATTTGATAAAGATGTATCTGAAGAAGCATTTAAAAAAGCTGAAACCATAAGAGGAGAATATGTAATTGGAATTAAGGGAGTTGTAAAACATAGACAATCCGTAAATAAAAATATACCAACAGGAGATATTGAAATATTTGCAAATGAATTAAAAATATTTTCAGAAGCACAAACTCCACCTATTTACATAGAAGATGAAGATGAAGTTTCTGAAAATTTAAGATTAAAATATAGATA containing:
- the hemZ gene encoding coproporphyrinogen dehydrogenase HemZ; translation: MNVLLKGHNFEYEVGELLKIFIHKENFKFVQQKALEDDQSFLLVSEYIKDECIAKATLFQKEKALLTKSIEHKITNDPLNLKKIIKRSIKIVMYDLLSEFYHVVPPWGILTGIRPTKIVHELIYEGFHIEDIQKRLKSQYRMSDEKIDLVTRIAQIEKNFIHSEQEDRVSVYISIPFCPTRCLYCSFPSHPYEEEKIKNYLNALCYEIKEIGHTLKKLNKKVETLYIGGGTPTTLTAEQLNILLKTIYQYIDLQFVKEMTVEAGRPDTITKEKLEVLKENKINRISINPQTMNDETLIKIGRHHKVQDIIDTYHMANQIGFESINMDLIIGLPDEDEKMVEHTMKEIQKLDPKNLTVHTLAIKRSSKLKESIQNYELAKEEQVQRMIHITQEYAQKMGLTPYYMYRQKYMLGNLENIGYAKENYECIYNIQIIEEKQSIIALGAGGVSKFFYPKENRLERVPNVTNVDEYINRIDEMIERKRKEFFI
- the hisS gene encoding histidine--tRNA ligase, producing MLTKAPRGTKDVLPSEVYKWRYVENLFREVCDHFGYKEIRTPIFEHTELFKRGVGETTDIVQKEMYSFEDNGKREITLKPEGTAPVVRAFIENKLYADTQPTKLFYITPCFRYERPQAGRLRAFHQLGVEAFGSNHPSIDAEVIGIAMVFYERLGIKNLELRINSIGCPHCRKKYNDILKDYLKEKLPNLCNTCKDRYERNPMRIIDCKVESCKNELTNIPLMLDYLCDECKEDFEILKESLSAMGLEYVIDPNIVRGLDYYRKTAFEIVSHNIGAQGTVCGGGRYDGLVEELGGPHTPGIGFGMGIERLLLTLENNEIPIPSPKGLDIFIVSIGERAEKEAIGILQNLRREGISADKDYLSRSIKAQFKYANKCNASYTIVLGDDELNQDMVSLKNMNTSEQTTIKLSNLLDELRNRL